Proteins from one Antennarius striatus isolate MH-2024 chromosome 12, ASM4005453v1, whole genome shotgun sequence genomic window:
- the lrrfip1a gene encoding neurofilament medium polypeptide isoform X3 — MGTQGTGRKRSTKKERSTAEDDALNLIAREAEARLAAKRAARAEAREIRMKELERQQKEIFQVQKKYYGLDPRLDDRGDSKWGDIEQWMEDSERYSRSSRIHTLSDEDERMSVGSRGSVRSDLDTVGAYGIGDSSSSLSHRKSKKKKKHKDRDRNGCDDDYSVLSSRSSRLSDDSRASRASRLDLPPASYSSTDLYGFDGLSSSRNTGSAFNGYQPLEFSSYRGSSSRTSSRASSARTSPVDNCSSVASFLRSAAGGAGLPRDLDDVTIPDFSDVEDREYLEKGPRAASALTGGTLTSLGGSSSRRGSGETAITLDGESTLREIKEIHELKDQIQDVEIKYMQNLKEAKDALAEVEEKYRKAMVSNAQLDNEKNNLMYQVDTLKDSLMELEELLSESQRSYEEKVKEVEREKHAHSVLQFHFNEMKETLKQSEELLNEIRQLRIKQEGFVREISDLQETVEWKDKKIGALERQKEYSDAIRIERDELREEVVKLKDILKKHGIVLGPDLNVNGDIGEADVDGSSAPAAASHPAVDPSPVEGNSMLGNTEETLTSREEEEMHPNQFLEAKENLVSSDLLCDVAVTTFETPTEEKTPTKEDEAKETGLRKDSNVDFDECSDAETNVFIVHVPGATSSEENVPEKDAGETRNPDLEALEPSSSVDTQIRENIYDEPEIKQEDVEENKSESIPEEKVTKDLVKESLPEEFIPTLSSTEPQPEPEVENDEAEEVCKSQPQGGAASGKKKRKKRRGKKKGGPAEDKNQEKDETVEEKSKKQNQAKSATTGQTTEPNAGDSVSETLQESKVEEVKSEQVRKQDVEGVDVVRLTDETFEDSRMEPDKEQTLKTENTEETCLTTSGSLSDTEIREDDVLGEQDEEQSLGSQNVKTDTPTDNCSPTDSLKEHKGMDPENNEQNEEQTQNAGEEKIVTPETLTTAEPQKETKEDDVLEEQEEPSLATETTNTDTPTKTPVESRMMQDEEQTEDTEVQALKEIGDDVGDEENKEQNLETEEVEAGETPGTLKESRMEPKNNENVIEQSSETENDDEKSMTPSDILSNDEPLKEIREDENLDDQKEEQSSASETVKPETPTEILSTLETLKDPENVEKLDEQTLETEKESMSPSTVGDLKALCVSALSSKLSKVSDEAEEAPEMVQEDEKAGAEIEQQSVEDKSQLEPDGTEKEELKEEEGDGKAFNAEKSLDEQLEEPTSEESADTKEIDTFNSSDPLEHAAGIGCSTEEDDRKEEAAEDPDLDTRRRDLLSETHDGSSEEQPQEPDEEKSEDAASPQPNLRDTDEEDGDDEEGQSFDFDDMDVEVAIATNLPEHQQDSVEEGVEVTSEEGGRDGSGSGLTHTEQSPADEDEQVERKPLQEAAGGNQKPTAEEEEQVAVVEESGVVSETVTQTPVEEGLDAVAQLQEKDEASPQSVGPGVGSKETKKDVKKNSKKGKAKGKEECKMS; from the exons GCAGAGGCCCGGCTGGCGGCAAAGAGGGCAGCCAGAGCAGAAGCCAGAGAAATCCGGATGAAGGAGCTGGAGCGACAGCAGAAGGAG ATCTTTCAGGTGCAGAAG aaATATTATGGCTTGGACCCCCGACTGGACGACCGAGGGGACAGCAAATGGGGCGACATTGAGCAGTGGATG GAAGACAGTGAGAGATACTCACGCTCTTCACGGATTCACACG CTCTCAGACGAGGATGAGCGGATGTCGGTGGGCAGCCGGGGCAGCGTCCGG TCGGACCTTGACACGGTCGGGGCTTACGGCATAGGG gactcctcctcctcgctctcacacaggaagtcaaagaaaaagaagaaacacaaagacagagac AGGAACGGCTGTGACGATGACTACAGCGTCCTGTCCAGCCGG AGCTCCAGACTTAGCGATGACAGCCGAGCGTCTCGTGCCTCCAGACTCGACCTGCCGCCG GCCTCTTACTCTTCCACTGACTTGTACGGCTTTGATGGTCTGTCCTCCTCAAGAAACACAGGTTCAGCCTTCAATGGGTACCAG CCTTTAGAGTTCTCTAGTTATCGCGGCTCCAGCTCCAGAACCTCGTCCAGGGCCAGTTCGGCCCGAACCAGCCCAGTG GACAACTGCAGCTCCGTGGCCAGTTTCTTGAGGAGCGCGGCTGGCGGCGCGGGTCTCCCCCGGGACCTGGATGACGTCACTATTCCTGACTTTTCTGAT GTGGAGGACAGAGAGTATCTCGAGAAG GGTCCTCGAGCAGCGTCTGCTTTAACAGGAGGAACGCTCACGTCTTTAGGCGGCTCGTCTTCGCGGAGAGGAAGCGGTGAGACAGCCATAACTCTAGACGGAGAGAGCACTCTTCGAGAGATTAAG GAGATTCACGAACTGAAGGATCAGATTCAAGATGTGGAAATCAAGTACATGCAGAATCTAAAAGAAGCCAAG GACGCGTTAgcggaggtggaggagaagtatCGTAAGGCCATGGTGTCCAATGCCCAGCTGGACAACGAGAAGAACAACCTGATGTACCAGGTGGACACGCTGAAGGACTCCctgatggagctggaggagctcctGTCCGAGTCGCAGAGGAGCTACGAGGAGAAGGTCAAG gaagtggaaagagagaaacaCGCCCACAGCGTGCTTCAGTTCCACTTCAACGAAATGAAAGAGACACTAAAACAGAGTGAAGAGCTGCTAAAT GAGATCCGTCAGCTGCGTATCAAACAGGAAGGTTTCGTCAGAGAAATCTCTGACCTGCAGGAGACGGTGGAgtggaaagataaaaaaatcGGG GCCTTAGAGCGACAGAAAGAATACTCGGATGCTATCCGAATAGAGCGAGATGAGCTCAGAGAAGAGGTGGTGAAGCTGAAAGACATTCTGAAG AAACATGGGATCGTATTGGGACCCGATCTAAACGTCAACGGAGACATCGGCGAGGCCGACGTCGATGGATCCTCCGCTCCAGCCGCTGCTTCCCACCCGGCTGTGGATCCCTCCCCAGTGGAGGGGAACAGCATGCTCG GCAACACAGAGGAAACTCTGACAAgtagagaagaggaagagatgcaTCCAAATCAGTTTCTGGAAGCCAAAGAGAATCTTGTGAGCTCTGATTTGCTCTGTGATGTTGCCGTGACGACATTCGAAACgccaacagaagaaaaaacacccACAAAAGAAGACGAGGCTAAAGAAACTGGCCTCCGCAAAGACTCAAATGTGGACTTTGATGAATGTTCAGACGCAGAAACTAATGTTTTTATCGTTCACGTTCCTGGTGCAACCAGTTCTGAGGAGAATGTTCCAGAAAAAGATGCAGGAGAAACCAGGAACCCGGATTTAGAGGCATTAGAACCCAGCAGTAGCGTTGACACACAAATTAGAGAGAACATATATGACGAGCCAGAAATCAAACAGGAAGATGTTGAGGAGAATAAGTCAGAGTCAATTCCTGAGGAAAAAGTCACAAAAGATCTTGTGAAAGAAAGTTTACCTGAAGAGTTCATCCCAACTTTATCGAGTACCGAACCTCAACCGGAACCTGAGGTAGAAAATGATGAGGCAGAGGAAGTATGTAAATCCCAGCCTCAGGGTGGTGCAGCCTcagggaagaagaaaaggaagaagaggagaggcaaGAAGAAAGGAGGACCAGCGGAGGATAAGAACCAAGAAAAGGACGAAACCGTTgaagaaaagagcaaaaaacagAATCAGGCAAAATCAGCTACAACAGGCCAAACAACAGAACCCAATGCGGGTGACTCTGTCAGTGAAACGCTCCAAGAATCCAAGGTAGAGGAAGTTAAAAGTGAGCAGGTCAGGAAACAGGATGTAGAAGGAGTAGATGTAGTGAGACTCACTGATGAAACCTTTGAAGACTCAAGAATGGAGCCGGACAAAGAACAAACCctaaagacagaaaacacagaagaaactTGTTTGACGACTTCAGGCTCTTTGTCTGACACTGAGATAAGAGAGGACGATGTTTTAGGTGAACAGGATGAGGAACAAAGTTTGGGAAGTCAAAACGTAAAGACGGACACGCCCACTGATAACTGTTCTCCAACTGACAGTCTTAAAGAACACAAAGGAATGGATCCCGAAAACAATGAACAAAACGAGGAACAAACACAAAACGCAGGAGAAGAAAAGATTGTGACTCCTGAGACCTTGACTACAGCTGAACCTCAGAAGGAAACCAAAGAGGATGATGTCTTAGAAGAACAAGAGGAACCAAGTTTGGCAACCGAAACGACAAACACCGATACGCCCACAAAAACTCCTGTGGAATCCAGAATGATGCAAGATGAGGAGCAAACAGAAGATACAGAAGTACAAGCTCTCAAGGAAATAGGAGATGATGTCGGCGATGAAGAGAATAAAGAGCAAAATTTAGAAACAGAAGAGGTAGAAGCAGGAGAAACACCAGGAACACTGAAGGAATCTAGAATGGAAcccaaaaacaatgaaaacgtTATAGAGCAAAGTTCAGAGACAGAAAACGATGACGAAAAGTCCATGACGCCGTCTGACATCCTGTCCAATGATGAacctctgaaggagatcagaGAGGATGAGAACTTAGATGACCAGAAAGAGGAACAAAGTTCAGCAAGTGAAACAGTAAAACCTGAGACACCCACTGAAATCCTTTCCACCTTGGAAACTCTCAAAGATCCAGAAAACGTTGAGAAACTTGATGAACAGACTTTGGAAACTGAGAAAGAGAGCATGTCTCCGTCTACCGTTGGAGATCTCAAGGCTTTGTGTGTCTCAGCGTTGTCTTCAAAACTGTCTAAGGTCTCTGATGAGGCAGAGGAGGCACCAGAGATGGTCCAAGAGGATGAGAAAGCAGGCGCTGAGATCGAACAGCAATCCGTGGAGGATAAATCACAGCTAGAACCAGATGGAACTGaaaaggaggagctgaaggaagaggaaggcgaCGGAAAAGCTTTCAACGCTGAAAAAAGTCTGGATGAACAACTGGAGGAACCAACCAGTGAGGAGTCTGCTGATACCAAAGAAATCGACACGTTTAACTCATCAGATCCGCTGGAACACGCTGCTGGGATTGGTTGTTCCACCGAGGAGgatgacaggaaggaggaagcagctgaGGATCCAGACCTGGACACCAGACGGAGGGATCTCCTCAGTGAGACACATGATGGTTCCTCAGAGGAGCAACCACAGGAACCCGACGAAGAAAAGTCTGAGGACGCAGCTTCACCTCAACCAAACCTGCGGGACACTGACGAAGAGGACGGTGACGACGAGGAAGGGCAGTCGTTTGACTTTGATGACATGGACGTGGAGGTTGCTATAGCAACAAACCTCCCTGAACATCAGCAGGATAGCGTGGAGGAGGGCGTCGAAGTCACGTCAGAGGAAGGCGGCCGTgacggttcaggttcaggcCTGACTCACACAGAGCAGAGTCCAGCCGATGAAGACGAGCAGGTTGAGAGGAAGCCTCTCCAGGAAGCTGCAGGTGGGAACCAGAAACCCacagctgaggaggaagaacaggtCGCAGTTGTCGAGGAGTCGGGCGTCGTGTCGGAAACGGTCACCCAGACGCCCGTAGAGGAAGGATTAGACGCTGTGGCACAGCTACAGGAGAAAGACGAGGCGTCACCACAGAGTGTCGGTCCAGGGGTCGGCAGCAAAGAGACGAAGAAAGACGTGAAGAAGAACAGCAAGAAAGGCAAAGCGAAGGGCAAAGAGGAGTGTAAAATGTCTTAG
- the lrrfip1a gene encoding leucine-rich repeat flightless-interacting protein 1 isoform X21, producing MGTQGTGRKRSTKKERSTAEDDALNLIAREAEARLAAKRAARAEAREIRMKELERQQKEIFQVQKKYYGLDPRLDDRGDSKWGDIEQWMLSDEDERMSVGSRGSVRVEDREYLEKGPRAASALTGGTLTSLGGSSSRRGSGETAITLDGESTLREIKEIHELKDQIQDVEIKYMQNLKEAKDALAEVEEKYRKAMVSNAQLDNEKNNLMYQVDTLKDSLMELEELLSESQRSYEEKVKEVEREKHAHSVLQFHFNEMKETLKQSEELLNEIRQLRIKQEGFVREISDLQETVEWKDKKIGALERQKEYSDAIRIERDELREEVVKLKDILKKHGIVLGPDLNVNGDIGEADVDGSSAPAAASHPAVDPSPVEGNSMLGNTEETLTSREEEEMHPNQFLEAKENLVSSDLLCDVAVTTFETPTEEKTPTKEDEAKETGLRKDSNVDFDECSDAETNVFIVHVPGATSSEENVPEKDAGETRNPDLEALEPSSSVDTQIRENIYDEPEIKQEDVEENKSESIPEEKVTKDLVKESLPEEFIPTLSSTEPQPEPEVENDEAEEVCKSQPQGGAASGKKKRKKRRGKKKGGPAEDKNQEKDETVEEKSKKQNQAKSATTGQTTEPNAGDSVSETLQESKVEEVKSEQVRKQDVEGVDVVRLTDETFEDSRMEPDKEQTLKTENTEETCLTTSGSLSDTEIREDDVLGEQDEEQSLGSQNVKTDTPTDNCSPTDSLKEHKGMDPENNEQNEEQTQNAGEEKIVTPETLTTAEPQKETKEDDVLEEQEEPSLATETTNTDTPTKTPVESRMMQDEEQTEDTEVQALKEIGDDVGDEENKEQNLETEEVEAGETPGTLKESRMEPKNNENVIEQSSETENDDEKSMTPSDILSNDEPLKEIREDENLDDQKEEQSSASETVKPETPTEILSTLETLKDPENVEKLDEQTLETEKESMSPSTVGDLKALCVSALSSKLSKVSDEAEEAPEMVQEDEKAGAEIEQQSVEDKSQLEPDGTEKEELKEEEGDGKAFNAEKSLDEQLEEPTSEESADTKEIDTFNSSDPLEHAAGIGCSTEEDDRKEEAAEDPDLDTRRRDLLSETHDGSSEEQPQEPDEEKSEDAASPQPNLRDTDEEDGDDEEGQSFDFDDMDVEVAIATNLPEHQQDSVEEGVEVTSEEGGRDGSGSGLTHTEQSPADEDEQVERKPLQEAAGGNQKPTAEEEEQVAVVEESGVVSETVTQTPVEEGLDAVAQLQEKDEASPQSVGPGVGSKETKKDVKKNSKKGKAKGKEECKMS from the exons GCAGAGGCCCGGCTGGCGGCAAAGAGGGCAGCCAGAGCAGAAGCCAGAGAAATCCGGATGAAGGAGCTGGAGCGACAGCAGAAGGAG ATCTTTCAGGTGCAGAAG aaATATTATGGCTTGGACCCCCGACTGGACGACCGAGGGGACAGCAAATGGGGCGACATTGAGCAGTGGATG CTCTCAGACGAGGATGAGCGGATGTCGGTGGGCAGCCGGGGCAGCGTCCGG GTGGAGGACAGAGAGTATCTCGAGAAG GGTCCTCGAGCAGCGTCTGCTTTAACAGGAGGAACGCTCACGTCTTTAGGCGGCTCGTCTTCGCGGAGAGGAAGCGGTGAGACAGCCATAACTCTAGACGGAGAGAGCACTCTTCGAGAGATTAAG GAGATTCACGAACTGAAGGATCAGATTCAAGATGTGGAAATCAAGTACATGCAGAATCTAAAAGAAGCCAAG GACGCGTTAgcggaggtggaggagaagtatCGTAAGGCCATGGTGTCCAATGCCCAGCTGGACAACGAGAAGAACAACCTGATGTACCAGGTGGACACGCTGAAGGACTCCctgatggagctggaggagctcctGTCCGAGTCGCAGAGGAGCTACGAGGAGAAGGTCAAG gaagtggaaagagagaaacaCGCCCACAGCGTGCTTCAGTTCCACTTCAACGAAATGAAAGAGACACTAAAACAGAGTGAAGAGCTGCTAAAT GAGATCCGTCAGCTGCGTATCAAACAGGAAGGTTTCGTCAGAGAAATCTCTGACCTGCAGGAGACGGTGGAgtggaaagataaaaaaatcGGG GCCTTAGAGCGACAGAAAGAATACTCGGATGCTATCCGAATAGAGCGAGATGAGCTCAGAGAAGAGGTGGTGAAGCTGAAAGACATTCTGAAG AAACATGGGATCGTATTGGGACCCGATCTAAACGTCAACGGAGACATCGGCGAGGCCGACGTCGATGGATCCTCCGCTCCAGCCGCTGCTTCCCACCCGGCTGTGGATCCCTCCCCAGTGGAGGGGAACAGCATGCTCG GCAACACAGAGGAAACTCTGACAAgtagagaagaggaagagatgcaTCCAAATCAGTTTCTGGAAGCCAAAGAGAATCTTGTGAGCTCTGATTTGCTCTGTGATGTTGCCGTGACGACATTCGAAACgccaacagaagaaaaaacacccACAAAAGAAGACGAGGCTAAAGAAACTGGCCTCCGCAAAGACTCAAATGTGGACTTTGATGAATGTTCAGACGCAGAAACTAATGTTTTTATCGTTCACGTTCCTGGTGCAACCAGTTCTGAGGAGAATGTTCCAGAAAAAGATGCAGGAGAAACCAGGAACCCGGATTTAGAGGCATTAGAACCCAGCAGTAGCGTTGACACACAAATTAGAGAGAACATATATGACGAGCCAGAAATCAAACAGGAAGATGTTGAGGAGAATAAGTCAGAGTCAATTCCTGAGGAAAAAGTCACAAAAGATCTTGTGAAAGAAAGTTTACCTGAAGAGTTCATCCCAACTTTATCGAGTACCGAACCTCAACCGGAACCTGAGGTAGAAAATGATGAGGCAGAGGAAGTATGTAAATCCCAGCCTCAGGGTGGTGCAGCCTcagggaagaagaaaaggaagaagaggagaggcaaGAAGAAAGGAGGACCAGCGGAGGATAAGAACCAAGAAAAGGACGAAACCGTTgaagaaaagagcaaaaaacagAATCAGGCAAAATCAGCTACAACAGGCCAAACAACAGAACCCAATGCGGGTGACTCTGTCAGTGAAACGCTCCAAGAATCCAAGGTAGAGGAAGTTAAAAGTGAGCAGGTCAGGAAACAGGATGTAGAAGGAGTAGATGTAGTGAGACTCACTGATGAAACCTTTGAAGACTCAAGAATGGAGCCGGACAAAGAACAAACCctaaagacagaaaacacagaagaaactTGTTTGACGACTTCAGGCTCTTTGTCTGACACTGAGATAAGAGAGGACGATGTTTTAGGTGAACAGGATGAGGAACAAAGTTTGGGAAGTCAAAACGTAAAGACGGACACGCCCACTGATAACTGTTCTCCAACTGACAGTCTTAAAGAACACAAAGGAATGGATCCCGAAAACAATGAACAAAACGAGGAACAAACACAAAACGCAGGAGAAGAAAAGATTGTGACTCCTGAGACCTTGACTACAGCTGAACCTCAGAAGGAAACCAAAGAGGATGATGTCTTAGAAGAACAAGAGGAACCAAGTTTGGCAACCGAAACGACAAACACCGATACGCCCACAAAAACTCCTGTGGAATCCAGAATGATGCAAGATGAGGAGCAAACAGAAGATACAGAAGTACAAGCTCTCAAGGAAATAGGAGATGATGTCGGCGATGAAGAGAATAAAGAGCAAAATTTAGAAACAGAAGAGGTAGAAGCAGGAGAAACACCAGGAACACTGAAGGAATCTAGAATGGAAcccaaaaacaatgaaaacgtTATAGAGCAAAGTTCAGAGACAGAAAACGATGACGAAAAGTCCATGACGCCGTCTGACATCCTGTCCAATGATGAacctctgaaggagatcagaGAGGATGAGAACTTAGATGACCAGAAAGAGGAACAAAGTTCAGCAAGTGAAACAGTAAAACCTGAGACACCCACTGAAATCCTTTCCACCTTGGAAACTCTCAAAGATCCAGAAAACGTTGAGAAACTTGATGAACAGACTTTGGAAACTGAGAAAGAGAGCATGTCTCCGTCTACCGTTGGAGATCTCAAGGCTTTGTGTGTCTCAGCGTTGTCTTCAAAACTGTCTAAGGTCTCTGATGAGGCAGAGGAGGCACCAGAGATGGTCCAAGAGGATGAGAAAGCAGGCGCTGAGATCGAACAGCAATCCGTGGAGGATAAATCACAGCTAGAACCAGATGGAACTGaaaaggaggagctgaaggaagaggaaggcgaCGGAAAAGCTTTCAACGCTGAAAAAAGTCTGGATGAACAACTGGAGGAACCAACCAGTGAGGAGTCTGCTGATACCAAAGAAATCGACACGTTTAACTCATCAGATCCGCTGGAACACGCTGCTGGGATTGGTTGTTCCACCGAGGAGgatgacaggaaggaggaagcagctgaGGATCCAGACCTGGACACCAGACGGAGGGATCTCCTCAGTGAGACACATGATGGTTCCTCAGAGGAGCAACCACAGGAACCCGACGAAGAAAAGTCTGAGGACGCAGCTTCACCTCAACCAAACCTGCGGGACACTGACGAAGAGGACGGTGACGACGAGGAAGGGCAGTCGTTTGACTTTGATGACATGGACGTGGAGGTTGCTATAGCAACAAACCTCCCTGAACATCAGCAGGATAGCGTGGAGGAGGGCGTCGAAGTCACGTCAGAGGAAGGCGGCCGTgacggttcaggttcaggcCTGACTCACACAGAGCAGAGTCCAGCCGATGAAGACGAGCAGGTTGAGAGGAAGCCTCTCCAGGAAGCTGCAGGTGGGAACCAGAAACCCacagctgaggaggaagaacaggtCGCAGTTGTCGAGGAGTCGGGCGTCGTGTCGGAAACGGTCACCCAGACGCCCGTAGAGGAAGGATTAGACGCTGTGGCACAGCTACAGGAGAAAGACGAGGCGTCACCACAGAGTGTCGGTCCAGGGGTCGGCAGCAAAGAGACGAAGAAAGACGTGAAGAAGAACAGCAAGAAAGGCAAAGCGAAGGGCAAAGAGGAGTGTAAAATGTCTTAG